TGAAAAATTGTATTTTCTCGTAATATTTAACTCAAGAAAATTTAACTATTACAAAATTTGCTATATAAAATTAAACTTATATGAATGTGAGCATATGTAACAAAAACTTTGTAAAGTAAACGTAACTTAAACTGTTCCAACACCAGAAAACAATGCAGGTTCCTCTTTATAAAAATCGCCTTCCTACTTTAGTGGGTTTGATATTAGTGATCCAAAGCCTTGTGTGCCCATCATCCTCAGCTTCTCCACCTCCGGCTGCTCCTTTATCTCATCACCTTCTCAAACTGGCGCAATACATTGATAGCAGCGCTCAAGATTACTTAACACAAGGGTTAGAAGCCATTCAGGTGGGGAGAGTCAAAGATGCGATCGCCTTATTTCGTAAAGCCACAGAACTTGATCCCAACTTAGCCGCAGCTCACTACAACTTAGGATTAGCACTGCGACAAGCAGGACAATTACAACCTGCGGCTGATGCATTTTACAAAGCGACACAATCTGATCCCCAGTTTGCCCAGGCATATGCTGATCTCGGTGGCTCGCTTTTAGAAGGGAGTAATTGGCAGCAAGCGAACGATTATTTGCAACGAGCAATACAACTTGATCCTAAATTAGGAACGGCTCACTATAATTTAGGGTTGCTGCGCGAGCAACAACGAGATTGTGAGCAAGCGATCGCATCCTTTAAAAAAGCAATTGAACTGACCAAAAACGCACCAGAACCTGCTTATCATATGGGCATCTGTTATTTACAACAGGGGCAAACTGATAAAGCAAAAGATGCCTTTCGCAAAGCAGTTAAAAGAAATCCCAAATATTCCGAAGCTCATTACGAACTCGGTGCAATTTTGTTAAATCAAAGAAAATTAAAAGATGCATTAGAAGCTTTTAGAAAATCAGCACAAGCAAACACAAATAATGCCAATGCTTATTATAGCGCTGGGTTAGTTTTTATAGAGTTAAAGCAATATCCACAGGCAGCAGAAGTGTTGCAATATGCCAGAGATCTATACAAAGCTCAGAAGAATTTCCAGTGGGCGAAAAATGCACAAAATTTGTGGCAACAAATATCAAACGTAAATTATCCACCTCGTTAAATCAGTGAACAGTTATCAGTAAACAGTGAGCCAGCGCTGCAGGAGGGTTTCCCGACAGAGGCGACTGCATAAGCGCAAAGCGCACGCCAAGGGCGTTCGCGTAAGCGTGTCCCTTTGGGACTTACGCGTAGCGTCTCCGCAGGAGATACCCGAAGGGTTATCAGTTTTTACTGATAAGTGGGTGGAAATAAATAAACGCAATGACACACAGAACTTTTTTCCATTTACTTAGCTGTTAAAAGAAGGCTGAGTTAAGAGACAATGAAATTATGAACTGAAATGGCTGGTGTGCAATGAAGTTGTCTCGATAATCATGGACAGGTTGATGAAAAAGCGCCTCAAGAGTCAATTTTTATTTAGCGATCGCCCTTGGCGCGCCCTATGCCCCAACCAAACTCCGTTTGGTTGCCCCAAATCGGAGATTTGGGGAGAGGGGTTTTGGAAAAACCCCTCTGGGCATATACGGGCGATCGCTAGCTAGATCGGCATTGGATTGTTCGTAAGATGGAGGCTTTCCAAGACTTAATTGTGATTATTCTGTGCTCAGATAACCGAGACTACCGAACCGTATTGAGAATGTAACTTCCTTAGGGTGATCGCCGCTACAACTAATAGCGTATCCTGGCATACTCTTTTGGGAAGATGAATACCTGTTTTCGAGCGAGTAGAAGTAAATAAGAAACCCAAAGGAGGGTAAATTTATGGTTCAAACTACAGGAAACACTCAAACTCAAAATCCGATCAGCAACCTGGAATATGACTTCCTCACCGTGTTGCATAACAAAGCTGAAGCAATCAAAGCTTATGATACTTACATCAACGATGCACAGCAAGCAGGTTCTCAGCCTTGTGTAGAACTGTTCCAGAAGTTGCGGCAATCTGATATCGAGCACGCAAAGGAAATCCGCCATCACCTTCAGGAAGTTATGCAAAAAGGTAAAATGTAACGTTGTGAATAAAGTGTGATGCTCGCGAAGGGAGCGATCGAAAGTGCGTTCACCGGAGGTGGCGGCTTCCGTATCGCTCCTTCAATATCTTTGAAAATAGGGGCGATCGCTCACATCTTGCACCAAGAAAAGTTGATTGAATTTTCACACTCACCTGCGTTGCCTCAAGCCCTTATTCTTACCAAAAAAACAAGAAAAACCGTGTCACTTTCTTGCACTGCTTTTAACTAAGTCCGGGCTTATACGGTTAGGTGCAAGATCTGAGATCGCCAAAGGTGGCGGTTTCCGCACCGCTCGGTTTTGTAGCCATCAAACACCTCATGCACTAGCTATCAGCTAGATTGGTTTTGGGCTGCTTGCTGTACTTGCTCCAGCGTCAAATCCAAAGTCCTTGCTACTTGTTCGACACTCAAACCTAAAGTTAACAATCGGGGTACTGCTTCTAACTTTGCTTGCAGCTTACCTTCTTCTAAACCTTCCTCCTTACCTTCTTCCTTACCTTCCTCTTTAATGGATTGATACATCCTTGTGTTTTTGAATTCGTCATCTATGCCCAACATTGCTGCCAACTCCTCTCGGCTTAATTGAGTAAACTTGTACAACAGGATGGTTTCTATCAATTCTACAATTTGCTTCCTGGTTGCTTCATCTGCCAGTTGTTGTCTTGCGCGCAAAATTAATTCTCTACCTCGATCAACGGCTGTCTCTTGCCGCTCTATAATTAGCTGCACAACCGCAAGTTGAAGCGAGTTTTCTGCTGCTGTGCCTAATTCATCTAAATAAATCCGCTGGACTTGTGGACTCTCCAGCAACAACTGATATGGCTGTTGATCGTCTGGATCTAAACTTTGGTTGGGATAGATTACAACTGCACGCCAAAACTTAACGGATGTATTTTGACGCAGATAGAGAAAGATTTCTGCAAAAAAGCGCCTATAAAAATTTGAGTCTAGTTGAAACTGAACTTCGACAAAGTAAACTGGCTCCTTTGTGGTTTCAGTTGCTGGGACAAATACACCATCAATCCGAAAGGCAGTTTCTTTGAGTTCAACGGAAACGAATTCATAAGTATTGGGATTGATGGTTGTGTCGCCAATTATGTCAAAAAAAATGCTGGGAAAAGCTTGAAACAAACTGTAGAATATTTTGTCAGTCCGCACGTTGTTAAACTGTATTACCGAAGTTTTGACTAAAAGCGATACAAGGGAACGCAAAGTAACTGAAATTATAACAATTCTCTAAAAGCTGGCTACAGATAGAACCTCCAAAATATGTAGTTTGTTTTCATCGTTGGGGCAACTGGTAACCTCTTGCCGTAGTCTAAACTCCAGTAATAAGCGCGTTGGCATTTACTAAACCGTCCGCAGTGCTGGCTCGCTTCTGTTGCGAAACAAAAAACAAACCCCTCTTCGACGACAAATCGCAAAGAGGGGCTAAAAATAAGATACGCTTGCTTTAATAAGCGTCCTGCAACTCATAGAAGTCAGGCGACACGTAATCCTTACGTAAGGGCCAACCTACCCAATCTTCTGGCATCAAAATCCGCTTCAGATCTGGGTGTCCTTCGTAGACAATGCCATACATATCGTAGGACTCGCGTTCTTGCCAGTCTGCTGTCTTCCAAATCCAGTAAACTGAGGGAACTCTAGGATTTTCCCGTGGGAGGAACACTTTGAGGCGCACTTCCTCAGGACGGTCAGCATTATCACTGATTTTAATCAAGTTATAGACACTAACCAACTGCTGTCCTGGCCCCAAATCAATCCCAGCTTGACACTGGAGAGAATTAAACCCATAAGCATACAGTGCAGTGCAAAGTGGAAGCAGAAAATCTGCCTCAACTTTAATAATCTCTATACCGCTATGATCTGCTTGTAGAGATTCATGATCAAAGCCATTTTCAGTTAACCACACCGAAACCGCGCCTGCTTTGACTATTGACTTTTCCTCTGCTGGTGCTGCTTCGGATTCTTCTTCTGATTCTTCAGCTTCGGATTCTTCAGCTTTAGGTTTTTTAGCTTTGGATTTTTCAGCTTTCGGTTCTTCAGCTTTGGATTTTTCAGCTTTCGGTTCTTCAGCTTTAGATTCTTCAGCTTTGGATTCTTCTTTCGATTCTTCAGCCACGCTTAGTTTCCTCCTTTTGTACCTTTTGAGTCAAAAGAGCAGGTGGGACGGGTAAACCGATCGCCTCAGTCAACTCCTTCGGTGGTGCGAAGCGAGACTCAGTCCGCAAATAGTGACCAGTGTGGATTTGCTCTGCGGGTTTGAGGTTGTGAGTTGTGCTGTAGTAGCGGTGGGTTTGCTTAATTCGATCGCGTTCCTGCATCGAATCATTTGCTATCTTCTTCCGCAGCTTGATAATTGCGTCAATAATTGCTTCTGGACGTGGGGGACAACCGGGTAAGTAAACATCCACTGGAATCAATTTATCGACACCGCGTACCGCTGAAGGAGAATCTACGCTGAACATACCGCCAGTAATCGTGCAAGCACCCATAGCAATTACGTACTTGGGTTCTGGCATTTGCTCATAAAGACGCACAAGCTGAGGTGCCATCTTCATGGTAATTGTGCCTGCAGTAATAATTAAGTCAGCTTGACGAGGGCTAGAACGGGGAATCAAACCAAAGCGGTCAAAGTCAAATCGGGAACCAATCAAAGCTGCAAACTCAATAAAGCAGCAAGCGGTGCCAAACAGCATTGGCCAAAGGCTAGAGAGGCGCACCCAGTTGTAGAGGTCATCAACCGTCGTCAGAATAACGTTTTCTGACAAATCTTGGGTTACTGTAGTCCGCGAAATCGGGTTGAGAATGCGCTCTTTTTGCTGTTCTATGTTAGTATCTAAGACCATTCCAAAGCTCCTTTACGCCATGCGTACGCTAGGGCAACGACAAGAATTGCAATAAAAACCAGCGCTTCAATAAATGCCAATAGCCCAAGACGGTGGAAAGCAACCGCCCAAGGATACAAAAATACAGTCTCAACATCAAAGATGACGAAGACCAGCGCGAACATGTAGTAGCGAATGTTGAATTGAATCCAAGCTCCACCAATGGGTTCCATGCCAGATTCATATGTGGTGCGCCGTTCTGGGTTGCGACCGCTGGGTCGCAGGAGCTTGGACGCTGACAGAGCCAAGGCAGGCACTAGGCTACAGATAATTAAGAAGCCAAGAAGATACTCGTAACCGCTAAGGACAAACACAATCAGTTTCTACCGCTTTTGGTGC
This portion of the Brasilonema sennae CENA114 genome encodes:
- a CDS encoding NADH dehydrogenase subunit K, with protein sequence MVLDTNIEQQKERILNPISRTTVTQDLSENVILTTVDDLYNWVRLSSLWPMLFGTACCFIEFAALIGSRFDFDRFGLIPRSSPRQADLIITAGTITMKMAPQLVRLYEQMPEPKYVIAMGACTITGGMFSVDSPSAVRGVDKLIPVDVYLPGCPPRPEAIIDAIIKLRKKIANDSMQERDRIKQTHRYYSTTHNLKPAEQIHTGHYLRTESRFAPPKELTEAIGLPVPPALLTQKVQKEETKRG
- a CDS encoding Rpn family recombination-promoting nuclease/putative transposase; protein product: MRTDKIFYSLFQAFPSIFFDIIGDTTINPNTYEFVSVELKETAFRIDGVFVPATETTKEPVYFVEVQFQLDSNFYRRFFAEIFLYLRQNTSVKFWRAVVIYPNQSLDPDDQQPYQLLLESPQVQRIYLDELGTAAENSLQLAVVQLIIERQETAVDRGRELILRARQQLADEATRKQIVELIETILLYKFTQLSREELAAMLGIDDEFKNTRMYQSIKEEGKEEGKEEGLEEGKLQAKLEAVPRLLTLGLSVEQVARTLDLTLEQVQQAAQNQSS
- the ndhC gene encoding photosynthetic/respiratory NAD(P)H-quinone oxidoreductase subunit C translates to MFVLSGYEYLLGFLIICSLVPALALSASKLLRPSGRNPERRTTYESGMEPIGGAWIQFNIRYYMFALVFVIFDVETVFLYPWAVAFHRLGLLAFIEALVFIAILVVALAYAWRKGALEWS
- a CDS encoding tetratricopeptide repeat protein; the protein is MQVPLYKNRLPTLVGLILVIQSLVCPSSSASPPPAAPLSHHLLKLAQYIDSSAQDYLTQGLEAIQVGRVKDAIALFRKATELDPNLAAAHYNLGLALRQAGQLQPAADAFYKATQSDPQFAQAYADLGGSLLEGSNWQQANDYLQRAIQLDPKLGTAHYNLGLLREQQRDCEQAIASFKKAIELTKNAPEPAYHMGICYLQQGQTDKAKDAFRKAVKRNPKYSEAHYELGAILLNQRKLKDALEAFRKSAQANTNNANAYYSAGLVFIELKQYPQAAEVLQYARDLYKAQKNFQWAKNAQNLWQQISNVNYPPR